From Amphritea atlantica, a single genomic window includes:
- a CDS encoding diguanylate cyclase, with translation MNVQLNPVGRATYPVFLLFYIGLAFFFSSFSPQAQIVSLWPSAGVALAGCLIFGKRFLPAIFVGSLLFNSGNYLWHHGELGLPVVLTSGVIALGSVVQAWINYRVLQLRRINILDAPSYSHVAGFIGIAFLCCLISAVVGNSALNFAQSGDIALQQHWNNVLIWWIGDFLGVILVTPLMLAMFIYQPDKATWFRLLKSLSIPLFTLITAFQVAQQYIEDSVVAKTKNDFELKSEAVENILQQHMSSYLDALDSLGRRLAQAEEINPQVFSDYTRASLTHLPGFTAISWNNLIGQGESAEFEQHAQAEVDPAFKIRGQPLLPTDPLVVVEYIQPLQENRPALGFNVFSNEARKQSMLLSKATRKDTATDIIQLVQSDKDEPGFLIFSPVFKQVVAGDSSLGGLESLRGFVVGVFLVAEILNNSQIDERLDYINLYVYENDNPTDKVFGNADIMTDTAAGEGLSHLFEIEFANHKWTFNLHVSAEEVTALQVGDSLNFLIAEVLFGSLAVLIVLSAFGYHERLSRLVSLRTDELKQANAEMRRLAFYDSLTGLPNRRLFIDRVEHTIALCRRNNGSAGLLYMDLNGFKAVNDTLGHDVGDQLLMEISRRFSSVLRDSDTLARLGGDEFTLILPGSPGVADVSVIANKLTACLKEPIKLSGTELRVSNSIGVAFYPKDGANRVDLIAAADSAMYAAKKNGSTLCFYAAELSTEKAITEPVALAR, from the coding sequence ACTGAATCCGGTAGGCAGAGCCACATATCCTGTTTTTTTGCTGTTCTATATTGGACTTGCGTTCTTTTTCTCCAGTTTTAGCCCTCAGGCGCAGATCGTCTCATTATGGCCCTCAGCCGGCGTGGCGCTGGCCGGCTGCCTGATCTTTGGTAAACGTTTTCTGCCCGCTATCTTTGTGGGTTCTCTTCTGTTTAATTCGGGCAACTATTTGTGGCACCACGGTGAGCTGGGGCTTCCGGTTGTCCTGACCTCCGGGGTTATCGCTCTGGGCTCTGTGGTTCAGGCGTGGATCAATTACAGGGTTCTGCAACTCCGGCGCATCAATATTCTCGACGCCCCCTCATACTCCCATGTGGCGGGATTTATCGGTATAGCCTTTCTCTGCTGTCTGATAAGTGCGGTAGTGGGGAATAGCGCGCTGAACTTTGCTCAAAGCGGGGATATCGCATTACAGCAGCACTGGAATAATGTGCTGATCTGGTGGATAGGGGACTTTTTAGGCGTCATTCTGGTAACGCCGCTTATGCTGGCGATGTTTATCTATCAACCGGATAAGGCCACCTGGTTCCGTTTGCTGAAGTCGCTATCGATCCCTCTGTTTACCCTGATTACGGCGTTTCAGGTGGCGCAGCAGTATATCGAAGATTCAGTGGTGGCTAAGACCAAAAATGATTTCGAACTGAAATCTGAAGCGGTTGAAAACATACTGCAGCAGCATATGAGTAGTTATCTGGATGCCCTGGACTCTCTGGGCCGCAGGCTGGCGCAGGCAGAAGAGATCAATCCGCAGGTGTTTAGCGATTATACCCGCGCGTCTCTGACCCACCTGCCAGGATTCACTGCGATCTCATGGAATAATCTGATCGGGCAGGGCGAGAGCGCCGAATTTGAACAGCACGCCCAGGCTGAGGTAGATCCTGCATTTAAGATAAGAGGGCAGCCGCTGCTGCCGACTGATCCGCTGGTGGTGGTTGAGTATATTCAGCCGTTGCAAGAGAATCGTCCAGCGTTAGGCTTCAACGTTTTCTCCAATGAAGCCCGCAAGCAAAGCATGTTGCTGAGCAAAGCGACCCGCAAAGATACGGCGACCGATATCATTCAGCTGGTGCAGTCAGACAAGGATGAGCCTGGGTTTCTTATCTTCTCGCCTGTGTTTAAGCAGGTTGTTGCGGGGGATAGTTCGCTTGGAGGGCTTGAATCACTCCGGGGCTTTGTCGTCGGAGTCTTTCTGGTTGCTGAAATACTCAATAACAGTCAGATCGATGAACGGCTGGATTATATCAACCTCTATGTTTACGAAAATGATAACCCGACAGACAAAGTGTTTGGTAACGCGGATATTATGACCGATACCGCTGCCGGGGAGGGCTTGAGCCATCTGTTTGAGATTGAGTTCGCGAACCATAAGTGGACCTTTAATCTGCATGTCAGTGCCGAAGAGGTGACCGCGCTACAGGTCGGTGACAGTCTGAACTTTCTGATTGCAGAGGTATTGTTTGGCTCTCTGGCGGTACTGATTGTCCTGTCCGCTTTTGGCTATCATGAAAGGTTGAGCCGGCTGGTTAGTCTGCGTACCGATGAACTGAAACAAGCCAATGCGGAGATGAGGCGGTTAGCCTTTTATGACTCGCTGACCGGGCTGCCAAACCGGCGATTGTTTATTGACCGGGTGGAGCACACTATCGCGCTATGTCGGAGGAATAACGGCTCAGCGGGATTGCTGTATATGGATCTGAATGGCTTTAAAGCGGTGAACGATACGTTAGGCCATGATGTTGGTGATCAGCTACTCATGGAGATCAGTCGGCGTTTCAGTAGTGTATTACGTGACAGTGATACCCTGGCGCGGCTGGGAGGGGATGAGTTTACCCTTATATTGCCGGGCAGCCCCGGGGTCGCTGATGTCAGCGTTATCGCCAACAAGCTGACAGCCTGTCTGAAGGAACCGATAAAGTTGTCCGGGACTGAACTTCGGGTTTCAAACAGTATCGGTGTCGCATTTTATCCGAAAGATGGGGCTAACCGGGTCGATCTGATCGCTGCCGCTGACAGTGCCATGTATGCGGCCAAAAAGAACGGGTCAACGCTCTGTTTTTATGCGGCTGAATTAAGCACTGAAAAGGCGATCACAGAACCTGTCGCGCTGGCCAGGTGA
- a CDS encoding 5-carboxymethyl-2-hydroxymuconate Delta-isomerase — MPHCIVEYSATLGSRLSPSELMQNVYASALKSGLFEGPDIKTRALAYDNCLTGAEPADFIHVTLRILSGRTDAQKQHLTSTVLTGLTDLNLTQVSLTVEVDDIHRHSYAKQLG; from the coding sequence TTGCCCCACTGTATCGTTGAATATTCAGCAACACTCGGATCCCGGCTTAGTCCATCAGAACTGATGCAAAACGTTTATGCGAGCGCACTGAAATCCGGCCTGTTTGAGGGACCGGATATTAAAACCCGCGCACTGGCATACGACAATTGCCTCACAGGTGCAGAACCTGCTGATTTTATTCACGTAACACTAAGGATATTAAGCGGAAGAACTGATGCACAAAAACAGCATTTAACGTCTACAGTACTGACGGGATTAACCGACCTGAATCTGACTCAAGTCTCGTTGACCGTGGAGGTCGACGATATTCACCGTCACAGTTATGCCAAACAGCTTGGCTGA
- a CDS encoding DUF4336 domain-containing protein: MVNVGENIWIFEGAAVPFFTLPYTTRMTVIRLPGDELWVHSPIALTDELVRQIDQLGSVKYLISPNHLHHLFIQAWQHHYQDALTFGTKGVQQKRPDICFNAVFTPYFNAPWSEHIAQLLFTGSPVMEECVFFHKTSETLIVTDLIENFAPESFTPLKRFVARAAGILAPDGKMPLDWRLSFMFSKAEAKRHLQNILHWHPKKIVMAHGQIITREAELFLKRSFNWLNID, from the coding sequence ATGGTTAATGTCGGTGAAAACATATGGATTTTCGAAGGGGCTGCGGTGCCGTTCTTTACCCTGCCCTACACCACACGCATGACCGTAATCAGACTACCGGGTGATGAGCTTTGGGTTCACAGCCCGATCGCCCTGACAGATGAACTGGTCCGGCAGATTGATCAGCTTGGGAGCGTTAAATATCTGATCTCACCCAATCATCTGCATCATCTGTTTATTCAGGCGTGGCAACATCACTACCAGGACGCACTGACATTTGGCACAAAAGGCGTGCAACAGAAGCGCCCGGATATCTGTTTTAATGCTGTTTTTACTCCGTATTTCAATGCCCCCTGGTCAGAACATATCGCCCAGCTACTCTTTACCGGCTCCCCTGTCATGGAGGAGTGTGTATTTTTTCATAAAACCTCTGAAACACTGATCGTTACCGACCTGATCGAAAACTTTGCCCCGGAATCGTTCACACCACTGAAACGGTTCGTGGCCCGGGCGGCAGGCATTCTGGCGCCGGATGGCAAGATGCCTCTGGACTGGCGACTCAGCTTTATGTTCAGCAAAGCTGAAGCGAAACGGCATCTGCAAAACATATTACACTGGCACCCGAAAAAGATCGTAATGGCCCACGGGCAGATAATCACCCGCGAAGCAGAACTGTTTTTAAAGCGATCTTTTAACTGGCTGAACATCGACTGA
- a CDS encoding pyridoxamine 5'-phosphate oxidase family protein, which translates to MGQQFSELSDKHIEFIAAQKIYFIATAAPTGHVNLSPKGGDSLRVINSTTLAWLNLTGSGNESAAHVLQNPRMTLMFCDFEGAPLILRTYGDARVLHQADPEWQLYCELFPATVAARQIFILDISQVQSSCGMSVPYFDYKGDRDALANWSEKKGKSGIEAYWYNRNRQSLNGFDTEIVERSGISPAEE; encoded by the coding sequence ATGGGTCAGCAATTCTCAGAACTGTCAGATAAACATATTGAATTTATCGCTGCGCAGAAAATCTATTTTATCGCCACAGCGGCACCCACCGGACATGTAAACCTGTCCCCCAAAGGCGGAGATTCCCTCCGGGTGATTAACTCAACAACCCTTGCCTGGCTGAACCTGACCGGCAGCGGCAACGAATCTGCGGCCCATGTGCTGCAGAATCCGAGAATGACCCTGATGTTCTGTGATTTTGAAGGTGCACCGCTGATTCTCAGAACTTACGGTGATGCCCGGGTGTTACATCAGGCTGATCCTGAATGGCAGCTATACTGCGAGCTGTTTCCCGCTACGGTTGCCGCCCGGCAAATATTCATACTGGATATCAGCCAGGTTCAGTCATCCTGCGGCATGTCAGTGCCCTATTTTGATTACAAAGGCGACCGTGATGCGTTAGCTAACTGGTCTGAGAAAAAGGGCAAAAGCGGTATCGAGGCTTACTGGTATAACCGAAATCGGCAGAGCCTCAATGGTTTCGATACGGAGATTGTCGAACGCTCCGGGATCAGTCCAGCTGAAGAATGA
- the metE gene encoding 5-methyltetrahydropteroyltriglutamate--homocysteine S-methyltransferase, which yields MVKTHIPGFPRIGAQRELKFALENYWHGKTSRNELVDMAKTLRMQNWNIQAESGMDFVTVNDFSLYDQVLDHSVLLGVVPQRFSDGSCDSFDNYFRMARGRAPSGSATRACEMTKWFDTNYHYLVPELAVNQQFILNPEKLLAEIAEAQQLGHQVKPVIPGPVTYLWLAKCAAEEFDKLTLLPALLDSYKGLLKLLARKNIDWVQIDEPALTLELTPKWQEAYREAYQTLSTCGTGLKLLLTTYFGALDTNLDLTAYLPVDGFHLDAVRGSDEFIRFSERLRSDQVLSVGAIDGRNIWKTDISAVAERLKRVADQRGDNFWLSTSCSLLHVPVDLQQETGFDPELYSWLAFARQKLAEITLLKQTLQGESSDQLAANLRDVTARTQSQRVHRIEVKRRVNGLMPQDGERGLPYAERAIRQQQKLQLPAFPTTTIGSFPQTTDIRSARARFRRGELDEITYTAIMQSEINDCIERQERYGLDMLVHGEPERNDMVEYFGEQLEGYTTSQLGWVQSYGSRCVKPPIIYGDILRKEAMTVSWSRYAQSLSNKPVKGMLTGPVTMLQWAFVRDDQPRSETCLQIALALRDEVVDLEQAGIAAIQIDEPAIREGLPLKQSEWEYYLQWAVYAFRVSASGVQPETQIHTHMCYAEFNDIIQAIADMDADVITIETSRSNMELLEVFTEFRYPNEIGPGVYDIHSPNTPTVEQIQALIEKAATLIPAERLWINPDCGLKTRGWDEVATSLINMVAAAKILREQRLAA from the coding sequence ATGGTGAAAACACATATTCCGGGCTTTCCCCGTATCGGCGCACAGCGCGAGCTTAAATTCGCACTGGAAAATTACTGGCATGGAAAAACCAGCCGCAATGAGCTGGTTGATATGGCAAAAACGCTGCGAATGCAAAACTGGAATATACAGGCCGAAAGCGGCATGGACTTCGTCACCGTCAATGACTTCTCCCTGTATGATCAGGTGCTGGACCATTCTGTACTGCTGGGGGTAGTCCCCCAGCGCTTCAGTGATGGCAGCTGCGACAGTTTTGATAACTATTTCCGCATGGCCCGGGGTCGGGCACCCTCCGGTAGTGCAACCCGTGCCTGTGAGATGACTAAATGGTTCGATACCAATTATCACTATCTGGTACCCGAACTGGCAGTTAATCAGCAATTTATTCTCAACCCGGAAAAGCTTCTGGCAGAGATCGCCGAAGCACAGCAGCTGGGACACCAGGTCAAGCCGGTGATCCCGGGCCCGGTAACCTATCTGTGGCTGGCGAAATGTGCCGCAGAGGAGTTTGATAAACTTACACTGCTGCCGGCCCTGCTGGACAGCTATAAAGGCCTGTTAAAACTACTGGCACGGAAAAATATCGACTGGGTGCAGATCGATGAACCGGCGCTGACGCTGGAATTAACACCTAAATGGCAGGAGGCATATCGCGAGGCCTATCAGACACTGAGCACGTGCGGCACCGGACTGAAGCTGCTGCTAACCACCTATTTTGGTGCGCTGGACACTAACCTCGACCTCACCGCTTATCTGCCCGTAGATGGCTTCCATCTGGATGCCGTACGTGGCTCAGATGAGTTCATCCGTTTCAGCGAGCGACTGCGGTCTGACCAGGTTCTCTCAGTGGGTGCGATTGATGGCCGCAATATCTGGAAAACCGATATCAGCGCCGTTGCCGAACGTCTTAAGCGAGTTGCCGATCAGCGGGGTGACAACTTCTGGTTATCCACCAGCTGTTCGCTACTGCATGTCCCGGTCGATCTGCAACAGGAAACCGGTTTTGATCCCGAGCTATACAGCTGGCTGGCATTTGCCCGGCAGAAACTGGCTGAGATCACCTTACTGAAACAGACACTGCAGGGTGAAAGCAGCGATCAGTTAGCCGCCAATCTGCGGGATGTAACCGCCCGGACACAATCCCAGCGGGTTCACCGTATCGAGGTGAAACGCCGGGTCAATGGGCTGATGCCGCAGGATGGTGAGCGTGGCCTGCCCTATGCAGAACGTGCCATCAGACAGCAGCAAAAACTGCAGCTGCCAGCGTTCCCGACCACCACCATCGGTTCTTTCCCGCAAACCACCGATATCCGCTCGGCCCGGGCCCGTTTCCGTCGCGGCGAACTGGATGAGATCACCTATACCGCCATTATGCAGTCAGAGATAAACGACTGCATCGAACGGCAGGAGCGCTATGGGCTGGACATGCTGGTGCATGGCGAGCCGGAGCGAAACGACATGGTTGAATACTTCGGTGAACAGCTGGAAGGCTATACCACCAGTCAACTGGGCTGGGTACAGTCCTACGGCTCCCGCTGTGTTAAACCGCCGATTATCTATGGCGATATTCTGCGCAAAGAAGCGATGACCGTCAGTTGGAGCCGTTATGCGCAATCACTGAGCAATAAACCGGTTAAAGGGATGCTGACCGGGCCGGTAACCATGCTGCAGTGGGCGTTTGTGCGGGACGACCAGCCCCGCTCTGAAACCTGTCTGCAGATCGCTCTGGCGCTGCGGGATGAAGTGGTTGACCTTGAGCAGGCAGGCATCGCTGCGATCCAGATCGATGAACCGGCGATTCGTGAAGGGCTGCCGCTGAAACAGTCCGAGTGGGAATATTATCTGCAATGGGCGGTCTATGCTTTCCGTGTTTCCGCCAGTGGCGTACAGCCGGAAACACAGATCCATACGCATATGTGTTATGCCGAGTTCAATGACATCATTCAGGCGATAGCTGATATGGATGCCGATGTCATCACCATCGAGACCAGCCGTTCCAATATGGAGCTGCTGGAGGTGTTTACTGAATTCAGATACCCCAACGAGATCGGCCCCGGTGTTTATGATATCCACAGCCCGAATACGCCAACAGTGGAGCAGATTCAGGCACTGATTGAAAAAGCCGCCACGCTGATTCCGGCCGAACGGCTCTGGATCAACCCTGACTGTGGTCTGAAAACCCGTGGCTGGGATGAAGTTGCCACCAGCCTGATCAATATGGTTGCAGCCGCTAAAATCCTGCGCGAGCAGCGACTGGCGGCATAA
- a CDS encoding YbaN family protein, whose translation MRQKLIRIIFLISGLFFVLLGVIGLLLPLVPTTPFLLVAAFCFSRSSERLHQYLLNHRWFGHYIRDWEEHGVIPMKAKLFASSMMLIMVSYPLLFLSFHPGLKALAGATVVFALWYVWSKPSTRPLSADKELEPPFK comes from the coding sequence GTGCGCCAGAAACTGATCCGGATAATTTTTCTGATTAGCGGCTTGTTTTTCGTTCTGTTAGGAGTAATCGGACTACTACTCCCACTGGTCCCTACCACCCCTTTTCTGCTGGTCGCCGCCTTCTGTTTTTCCCGTAGTTCGGAACGTCTGCACCAGTACCTGCTCAACCACCGCTGGTTCGGACACTATATCCGTGATTGGGAAGAGCACGGTGTCATCCCGATGAAAGCTAAACTGTTTGCCAGCAGCATGATGCTGATAATGGTCAGCTACCCGCTGCTGTTCCTGAGTTTCCATCCCGGCTTGAAAGCGCTGGCCGGCGCAACCGTTGTATTTGCCCTCTGGTATGTCTGGAGTAAACCCTCAACACGCCCGCTATCTGCTGATAAAGAATTAGAGCCTCCCTTCAAGTAA
- a CDS encoding acyl-CoA dehydrogenase: protein MSKSSTKPAFNWEDPFSLETQLTEEERMVRDAARDYCQGQLLPRVTEANRNEIFHTEIMQELGELGLLGSTLPEQYGGSEVNYVCYGLVAREVERVDSGYRSAMSVQSSLVMHPIYAYGTEEQRMKYLPKLASGEWIGCFGLTEPDVGSDPNNMKTRATKVDGGYILKGAKMWITNSPVADVFVVWAKLDGVVRGFVLEKGMPGLSAPKIEGKFSLRASVTGEIVMEDVFVPDENLLPGVEGLAGPFGCLNKARYGIAWGALGAAEFCWTAARQYTLDRIQFQRPLAANQLVQKKLADMQTEISLGLQGCLQMGRLMDDDRCPVELISLMKRNNCGKSLDIARVARDMHGGNGISDEFGVIRHVMNLEAVNTYEGTHDIHALILGRAMTGIQAFF from the coding sequence ATGAGCAAATCTTCTACAAAGCCTGCATTTAACTGGGAAGATCCGTTTTCCCTTGAAACTCAACTGACCGAAGAGGAGCGGATGGTACGCGATGCCGCTCGTGATTACTGTCAGGGTCAGCTACTGCCGCGGGTTACAGAAGCCAATCGCAACGAGATTTTCCATACCGAGATTATGCAGGAGCTGGGTGAACTCGGCTTGCTGGGATCTACCCTGCCAGAGCAGTACGGCGGTTCAGAAGTCAATTATGTGTGTTACGGCCTGGTCGCCCGTGAAGTTGAGCGGGTCGACAGTGGTTACCGTTCGGCTATGTCGGTGCAGTCGTCGCTGGTGATGCACCCGATCTACGCTTACGGTACTGAAGAGCAGCGGATGAAGTATCTGCCAAAACTGGCCTCCGGTGAGTGGATCGGCTGTTTTGGTCTGACTGAGCCGGATGTTGGCTCTGATCCGAATAATATGAAAACCCGCGCCACCAAAGTCGATGGTGGTTATATCCTTAAAGGCGCGAAGATGTGGATCACCAACTCTCCGGTCGCTGACGTGTTTGTCGTCTGGGCTAAGCTGGACGGTGTGGTACGCGGTTTCGTGCTGGAAAAAGGCATGCCGGGACTGAGTGCGCCTAAGATCGAAGGTAAGTTCTCTCTGCGCGCCTCCGTGACCGGTGAGATTGTCATGGAAGATGTGTTTGTGCCTGACGAGAACCTGTTGCCGGGTGTTGAAGGACTGGCAGGTCCGTTTGGCTGCCTTAACAAAGCCCGTTACGGTATCGCGTGGGGCGCGCTGGGTGCGGCAGAGTTCTGCTGGACCGCTGCCCGTCAGTACACCCTTGACCGGATTCAGTTCCAGCGTCCGCTGGCGGCTAATCAGCTGGTGCAGAAAAAACTGGCGGATATGCAAACTGAGATCTCTCTGGGTCTGCAGGGCTGTCTGCAGATGGGCCGCCTGATGGATGATGATCGTTGCCCGGTTGAGCTGATCTCGCTGATGAAGCGTAATAACTGCGGTAAATCGCTGGATATCGCCCGGGTTGCCCGTGATATGCATGGCGGCAATGGTATCTCCGATGAGTTTGGAGTGATTCGTCATGTGATGAACCTGGAAGCGGTGAATACCTATGAAGGCACGCATGATATTCACGCCCTGATTCTGGGTCGTGCGATGACAGGCATTCAGGCGTTCTTCTGA
- a CDS encoding CoA transferase, producing MAGALSHIKVLDLSRILAGPWAGQMLADFGAEVIKVERPGYGDDTRGWGPPFVKDQDGNPTDAAYFHAANRGKHSIAIDMTAPEGQALIKRLAAESDVVIENYKVGGLKKYGLDYDSLKAVNPALIYCSVTGFGQDGPYAERAGYDFMIQAMGGLMSVTGDPDGQPMKVGVALVDVMTGLYACNAIQAALLHRNESGIGQYIDMALLDVQVATLANQAMNYLVGGKPPERLGNAHPNIVPYEAFPTADGHIILAVGNDTQFARFCALAGAPELADNPAFATNALRVENRSALTPLVAELMRSHSSDWWLENLGLHGVPCGPINSLDKVFDDPQVKHRQMQIDLPLPEGGNVPGVASPVKFSHTPIEYNAAPPTLGQHTDPILSALGLSEADIAQLKADKVIA from the coding sequence ATGGCTGGCGCGCTGAGTCATATCAAGGTACTCGATCTCAGCCGTATTCTGGCCGGCCCCTGGGCCGGCCAGATGCTGGCGGATTTCGGTGCCGAAGTGATTAAGGTGGAGCGTCCTGGCTACGGTGATGATACCCGTGGCTGGGGGCCTCCGTTTGTTAAGGACCAGGATGGTAATCCCACGGATGCCGCGTATTTTCATGCGGCGAACCGGGGTAAACACTCAATTGCGATTGATATGACCGCCCCGGAAGGGCAGGCGCTGATTAAACGTCTGGCGGCAGAGTCCGATGTGGTTATTGAGAACTATAAGGTCGGCGGACTGAAAAAATACGGTCTCGATTATGACAGCCTGAAGGCCGTTAATCCTGCTCTGATCTACTGTTCAGTCACCGGTTTCGGTCAGGATGGTCCCTATGCTGAGCGTGCCGGGTACGACTTTATGATTCAGGCGATGGGTGGCCTGATGAGCGTCACCGGAGATCCCGATGGTCAGCCCATGAAAGTGGGGGTCGCGCTGGTGGATGTTATGACCGGTCTGTATGCCTGTAATGCCATTCAGGCCGCGCTGCTGCATCGCAATGAGAGTGGTATCGGTCAGTATATTGATATGGCACTGCTGGATGTACAGGTGGCAACGCTGGCAAATCAGGCAATGAACTATCTGGTGGGTGGTAAACCGCCGGAGCGCTTGGGTAATGCCCATCCCAATATCGTACCGTATGAGGCATTTCCTACCGCAGATGGTCATATCATTCTGGCGGTGGGCAATGATACTCAGTTTGCGCGTTTCTGTGCCCTCGCAGGTGCTCCGGAACTGGCTGATAATCCCGCCTTTGCCACCAATGCTTTGCGGGTTGAAAACCGCTCAGCGCTGACTCCGCTGGTGGCTGAACTGATGCGCAGTCACAGCAGTGACTGGTGGCTGGAGAATCTGGGTCTGCACGGTGTGCCGTGCGGACCGATCAATTCACTGGATAAAGTGTTTGATGATCCGCAGGTAAAACATCGTCAGATGCAGATCGATCTGCCCCTTCCGGAGGGTGGGAATGTGCCGGGTGTTGCGAGTCCGGTGAAGTTTTCGCACACGCCGATCGAGTACAACGCAGCGCCACCCACACTAGGGCAGCATACCGATCCGATACTCTCTGCTTTGGGGCTGAGTGAAGCTGATATCGCACAGTTGAAAGCCGATAAGGTTATTGCCTGA
- a CDS encoding NAD-dependent succinate-semialdehyde dehydrogenase translates to MITLKDPSLLKQQAYVNGQWIDALNGETNPVLNPATGEQIATVPDLGAEETEAAIAAADVAFKSWKKKTAKERSVLLRKWFELIVANKDDLATLMTAEQGKPLAESAGEVLYGASFIEWYAEEGKRAYGDVIPSHAADKRIIVTKEPIGVTAAITPWNFPNAMITRKCAPALAVGCTMIIKPAEDTPLSALALMELADRAGIPAGVISVVTTKRPIEVGKTLTDSPTVRKLSFTGSTPVGKQLMRQCADTVKKTSMELGGNAPLIIFDDADLDKAIPAAIASKYRNSGQTCVCANRLLIQSGIYEEFAQRYAAEVAKLQVGNCSEGEFQQGPLINRAALEKVTAMVDDAVAKGARIVAGGKPHELGGNFFEPTIVADITGDMRLAHEEIFGPVAPLFRFETEEEAVQIANDTEFGLAAYFFTRDYARVFRVSEALEYGMVAVNDGILSTEVAPFGGVKESGTGREGSKYGMDDYLEIKYTLVGGL, encoded by the coding sequence ATGATTACCCTGAAAGATCCCTCTCTGTTGAAACAACAAGCCTACGTAAACGGTCAGTGGATTGATGCGCTGAACGGTGAAACCAACCCGGTACTCAATCCGGCCACCGGTGAACAGATCGCCACCGTGCCTGATCTGGGCGCAGAAGAGACCGAAGCGGCTATCGCTGCCGCTGACGTGGCATTTAAAAGCTGGAAAAAGAAAACCGCTAAAGAGCGTTCGGTGTTGCTGCGCAAGTGGTTTGAACTGATCGTGGCGAACAAGGACGATCTTGCCACCCTGATGACGGCGGAGCAGGGCAAGCCCCTGGCTGAATCAGCCGGTGAGGTACTCTACGGGGCTTCATTTATCGAGTGGTATGCGGAAGAGGGCAAGCGGGCCTACGGGGATGTTATCCCCAGCCATGCGGCTGATAAGCGTATCATCGTCACCAAAGAGCCGATCGGCGTGACGGCGGCTATTACCCCCTGGAACTTCCCTAATGCGATGATCACCCGTAAATGTGCCCCGGCGCTGGCGGTTGGTTGCACCATGATTATCAAGCCCGCTGAAGATACCCCGCTATCCGCGCTGGCATTGATGGAGCTGGCCGATCGTGCCGGTATTCCAGCGGGTGTTATCAGCGTGGTTACCACTAAGCGTCCAATCGAAGTGGGCAAGACGCTGACCGATAGTCCGACGGTGCGTAAGCTCTCTTTCACCGGATCAACTCCGGTGGGCAAGCAACTGATGCGTCAGTGTGCCGATACGGTTAAGAAAACCTCGATGGAACTGGGTGGCAACGCACCGCTGATTATCTTTGATGATGCCGACCTGGATAAAGCGATTCCGGCGGCGATTGCGTCAAAATACCGCAACTCCGGGCAGACCTGTGTGTGTGCTAACCGTCTGCTGATTCAGAGTGGCATCTATGAAGAATTTGCCCAGCGATATGCAGCCGAGGTGGCCAAACTGCAGGTGGGTAACTGCTCGGAGGGTGAATTTCAGCAGGGGCCGCTGATTAACCGGGCGGCGCTGGAAAAAGTGACGGCGATGGTTGACGATGCCGTGGCGAAAGGTGCCCGTATTGTTGCCGGCGGTAAGCCGCACGAGCTTGGGGGAAATTTCTTCGAGCCGACCATTGTTGCGGATATCACCGGGGACATGCGCCTGGCCCATGAAGAGATATTCGGCCCGGTTGCACCGCTGTTCCGCTTTGAAACGGAAGAGGAAGCGGTTCAGATCGCCAACGATACCGAGTTTGGTCTGGCGGCGTACTTCTTTACCCGCGATTATGCCCGAGTATTCCGCGTGTCCGAAGCACTGGAGTACGGTATGGTCGCGGTTAACGATGGCATTCTGTCAACCGAAGTGGCACCGTTCGGCGGTGTTAAAGAGTCGGGTACTGGCCGTGAGGGTTCTAAGTACGGTATGGATGACTATCTGGAGATTAAATACACGCTGGTGGGCGGCTTATAA